A single genomic interval of Ramlibacter sp. harbors:
- the uppS gene encoding di-trans,poly-cis-decaprenylcistransferase: MSQVPHHIAIVMDGNGRWATRRFLPRVAGHKKGVDALRACVRHCGERGVKVLTVFAFSSENWNRPPEEVSGLMDLLAVALAREVPHLHADGVRLHFIGERAGLSDKVRAGLDQAEAATAQNTRLQFNVCFNYGGRWDIAQAAASLAARGEPITEGSLDRAMALAHVPDPDLLIRTGGEERLSNFLLWQAAYAELYFSDKLWPEFDEAALDAAIADYSARERRFGKTSEQLPSRASQRAA; this comes from the coding sequence ATGAGCCAGGTTCCCCACCACATCGCGATCGTCATGGACGGCAACGGCCGCTGGGCCACGCGGCGGTTCCTGCCGCGCGTGGCGGGGCACAAGAAGGGCGTGGATGCCTTGCGCGCCTGTGTCCGGCATTGCGGTGAACGCGGCGTGAAGGTGCTCACGGTGTTCGCGTTTTCCTCCGAGAACTGGAACCGTCCGCCCGAGGAGGTCTCGGGCCTGATGGACCTGCTGGCCGTGGCGCTGGCCCGTGAAGTCCCCCACCTGCATGCCGATGGCGTGCGGCTGCATTTCATCGGTGAACGGGCCGGTCTGTCCGACAAGGTGCGCGCGGGCCTCGATCAGGCCGAGGCGGCCACGGCCCAGAACACACGCCTGCAATTCAACGTTTGCTTCAACTATGGCGGGCGCTGGGACATTGCCCAGGCCGCGGCCAGCCTGGCCGCCCGGGGTGAACCCATCACCGAGGGCAGCCTGGACCGGGCCATGGCCCTGGCCCATGTGCCCGACCCGGACCTGCTGATCCGCACCGGCGGTGAGGAGCGGCTCAGCAACTTCCTGCTCTGGCAGGCGGCCTATGCCGAGCTGTACTTCAGCGACAAGCTCTGGCCCGAATTTGACGAGGCTGCGCTGGACGCGGCCATCGCGGACTACAGCGCGCGTGAGCGGCGCTTTGGCAAGACTTCCGAACAACTCCCGTCGCGTGCGAGCCAGCGGGCGGCCTGA
- a CDS encoding phosphatidate cytidylyltransferase has product MLKQRVITALVLLAILLPALFYPAPEPFVAVVLVLIAAGGWEWGRLNGCGPRGAIFCGLICLAGCGLSWWGGLLRQPLPALWIAAGVAWVLGGAWLLRAGVAGWPQIPVSVRRVGGLLALWLAWLAVAQARVMGINFLLSVLLLVWVADIFAYFAGRAFGLRFTRNKLAPTISPGKSWEGVWGGMAGVVVLALAWVAADQAWQASVPSLYSRLAGHGSWLLLIAVVFLAAMSVLGDLAESLIKRSQGVKDSSGLLPGHGGVLDRVDALLPTLPLAMMLASWVSP; this is encoded by the coding sequence ATGCTCAAGCAACGCGTCATCACCGCCCTGGTCCTGCTGGCGATCCTGCTGCCGGCCCTGTTTTACCCGGCGCCAGAGCCTTTTGTCGCCGTGGTCCTGGTGCTGATCGCCGCGGGAGGCTGGGAATGGGGTCGCCTCAACGGCTGTGGGCCGCGCGGGGCCATCTTCTGCGGGCTGATCTGCCTTGCCGGATGCGGGTTGTCCTGGTGGGGCGGGCTGCTGCGCCAGCCCCTGCCGGCACTGTGGATTGCAGCGGGCGTGGCCTGGGTGCTGGGGGGCGCCTGGCTGTTGCGCGCCGGCGTGGCTGGCTGGCCCCAAATTCCGGTTTCCGTGCGACGGGTGGGTGGTTTGCTGGCGCTCTGGCTGGCCTGGCTGGCCGTGGCCCAGGCGCGCGTGATGGGCATCAATTTCCTGCTGTCGGTGCTGCTGCTGGTCTGGGTGGCCGACATCTTTGCCTACTTCGCCGGCCGCGCTTTCGGGCTCAGGTTCACGCGCAACAAGCTGGCCCCGACCATCAGCCCCGGCAAGAGCTGGGAAGGGGTGTGGGGCGGCATGGCCGGCGTGGTGGTACTGGCGCTGGCCTGGGTGGCCGCGGACCAAGCCTGGCAGGCTTCGGTGCCCAGCCTGTACAGCCGGCTGGCGGGCCATGGCAGCTGGCTGCTGCTGATTGCCGTGGTGTTTCTGGCCGCCATGAGCGTGTTGGGCGACCTGGCTGAATCGCTGATCAAGCGCAGCCAGGGCGTCAAGGACTCGAGCGGATTGCTGCCTGGCCATGGCGGCGTGCTCGATCGCGTGGATGCCCTGCTGCCCACCCTGCCTCTGGCGATGATGCTGGCCTCGTGGGTCTCGCCGTGA
- the rseP gene encoding RIP metalloprotease RseP: MLTIVAFVVALGLLIAVHEYGHYRVAVACGVKVLRFSVGFGKTLYRWQPRNQKHGQSTEFVLGAFPLGGYVKMLDEREGPVPESERHLAFNTQPLRSRAAIVAAGPIANLLLAVLLYALVNWIGVQEPEPVLASPVAGSVAEVAGLRGGERVERAGFDGEPAQPLRSFEELRWLLTRGALDGHDVRLVLSRARGAGTEELLLPLSQLDASQADASLFRKVGILGPWTPPVMGEVVAGGAAARAGLRKGDVVSRVGDDIVVDGAQLRELIRASVQGGRASPKVWRVERDGAQVKLTVTPDVREDAGVMVGRIGAYVGGPPAFVTVQRGPVEGLWNGAVRTWEVSLLTLRMMGRMVVGEASLKNLSGPLTIADYAGKSASLGFTQYLVFLALISVSLGVLNLLPLPVLDGGHLMYYLWEGVTGKSVSDAWMERLQRGGVALLMVMMSIALFNDVTRLFG, from the coding sequence ATGCTGACCATAGTTGCCTTCGTCGTCGCGCTGGGCCTGCTGATCGCGGTTCACGAATACGGACATTACCGCGTGGCCGTGGCCTGCGGTGTCAAGGTACTGCGCTTCTCGGTGGGCTTTGGCAAGACGCTGTACCGCTGGCAGCCGCGCAACCAGAAGCATGGCCAATCCACAGAATTCGTTCTTGGCGCCTTCCCCCTGGGCGGGTACGTCAAGATGCTCGATGAGCGCGAGGGGCCTGTGCCCGAGTCCGAGCGCCACCTGGCATTCAACACCCAGCCCTTGCGCTCGCGTGCCGCCATCGTGGCTGCCGGGCCCATTGCGAATCTGCTGCTCGCGGTGCTGCTGTATGCGCTGGTCAACTGGATCGGCGTGCAGGAGCCCGAACCGGTGCTGGCCAGCCCGGTCGCCGGATCGGTGGCCGAGGTCGCGGGCCTGCGTGGCGGCGAGCGCGTGGAGCGGGCGGGCTTTGATGGGGAGCCGGCACAGCCACTGCGCTCCTTCGAGGAATTGCGCTGGCTGCTGACGCGTGGCGCGCTCGATGGCCATGACGTGCGGCTGGTGCTCTCGCGCGCCAGGGGCGCTGGCACCGAGGAACTGCTGCTGCCCCTCAGTCAGCTCGACGCTTCGCAGGCGGATGCCAGCCTGTTCCGCAAGGTTGGCATCCTCGGTCCCTGGACGCCGCCGGTGATGGGCGAAGTCGTCGCCGGTGGCGCGGCCGCCCGCGCCGGCTTGCGCAAGGGCGACGTCGTCAGCCGCGTGGGAGATGACATCGTGGTGGATGGCGCCCAGCTGCGCGAACTGATCCGGGCCTCGGTCCAGGGGGGCCGGGCCAGCCCGAAGGTGTGGCGGGTGGAGCGCGACGGGGCGCAGGTCAAACTGACGGTGACTCCCGATGTGCGCGAAGACGCGGGCGTGATGGTCGGTCGCATCGGCGCCTATGTGGGAGGGCCGCCAGCGTTCGTGACGGTGCAGCGCGGACCGGTCGAAGGCCTGTGGAATGGCGCGGTGCGCACCTGGGAGGTGTCACTGCTCACTCTGCGCATGATGGGCCGGATGGTGGTGGGCGAAGCCTCGCTCAAAAACCTCAGCGGCCCGCTGACCATTGCCGACTATGCAGGCAAGTCCGCCAGCCTGGGATTCACCCAGTACCTGGTCTTTCTGGCCCTGATCAGCGTGAGCCTGGGCGTGCTGAATCTGCTGCCGCTGCCGGTCCTGGATGGGGGGCACCTGATGTATTATCTTTGGGAGGGCGTCACGGGGAAAAGCGTCTCCGATGCGTGGATGGAGCGGCTGCAGCGCGGTGGCGTGGCATTGCTCATGGTCATGATGTCGATCGCGCTGTTCAACGACGTCACCCGTCTCTTTGGTTAA
- the lpxD gene encoding UDP-3-O-(3-hydroxymyristoyl)glucosamine N-acyltransferase produces MALRLGSIVEALGGELHGDPTLMVQRLAPLESADATALSFLSHPKYQAQLGLSAAACVIVAPAMAGLARARGACIVTDDPYLYFARVTRLWKREHAAPQGGGIHPSAVVDAAALVDPTARVGPLCVVERGARIGAGTVLKSRVTVGEDCIVGERCLIHAGAVIGADGFGFAPHEGAWEKIEQLGAVHIGNDVEIGANTCIDRGALQDTVIEDGVKIDNLVQIGHNVRVGRHTAMAGCVGVAGSATIGAYCTLGGGAIVLGHLELADHVHVSAASVVTRSLARPGHYTGMFPIDDNAVWEKNAASLKQLNRLRERVKALEKTPKP; encoded by the coding sequence GTGGCGCTGCGACTGGGCTCCATCGTCGAAGCGCTTGGAGGGGAGCTCCATGGTGACCCCACCCTCATGGTCCAGCGACTGGCGCCCCTGGAGTCGGCCGACGCCACGGCGCTGAGCTTCCTCAGTCACCCCAAGTACCAGGCCCAGTTGGGCCTTTCGGCTGCTGCGTGCGTGATCGTGGCGCCCGCCATGGCGGGCTTGGCCCGCGCTCGTGGCGCCTGCATCGTCACTGACGACCCCTACCTGTACTTTGCCCGCGTGACCCGGCTGTGGAAGCGCGAGCATGCGGCCCCGCAGGGCGGCGGCATCCACCCGAGCGCCGTGGTCGATGCCGCGGCCCTGGTTGATCCCACGGCCCGGGTGGGTCCGCTGTGCGTGGTGGAGCGGGGCGCCCGCATTGGTGCAGGGACGGTGCTCAAGTCGCGCGTCACCGTGGGCGAGGATTGCATCGTGGGTGAACGTTGCCTGATCCATGCGGGCGCCGTGATCGGCGCCGATGGCTTCGGCTTTGCGCCGCACGAAGGCGCCTGGGAAAAAATCGAGCAGCTGGGCGCCGTGCACATTGGCAATGACGTGGAGATCGGTGCCAACACCTGCATCGACCGCGGCGCCTTGCAGGACACAGTGATCGAGGACGGTGTGAAGATCGACAACCTGGTGCAGATCGGGCACAACGTGCGCGTGGGGCGGCACACGGCCATGGCGGGCTGCGTGGGCGTTGCGGGCAGCGCCACCATCGGGGCGTACTGCACCCTGGGGGGCGGCGCCATCGTGCTGGGGCATCTGGAGCTGGCCGACCATGTCCATGTTTCCGCTGCGTCGGTGGTCACGCGCTCCCTGGCCAGGCCGGGGCACTACACCGGCATGTTTCCCATCGACGACAATGCTGTCTGGGAAAAAAACGCCGCATCGCTCAAGCAGCTCAATCGTCTGCGCGAACGGGTCAAGGCCCTCGAAAAGACACCAAAACCATGA
- a CDS encoding 1-deoxy-D-xylulose-5-phosphate reductoisomerase: MQRLAVLGSTGSVGANTLDVVARHPGLFEVFALSAATRVDLMLAQCAQFRPQFAVMASEPHGRELAQKLAQSGLPTRVLTGPDALESIASHEQVDTVMAAIVGAAGLASCLAAARAGKRLLLANKEALVVGGEVFLRAVREGGARLLPIDSEHSAIFQSLPEDPASWEARVEKIILTASGGPFRTRTPASLRDVTPEEACAHPNWVMGRKISVDSATMMNKALEVIEARYLFGLPPHRLEVVIHPQSVIHSMVQYRDTSVVAQLGTPDMRVPIAYGLGWPQRIESGAQALDFSRLADMSFEAIDSAGHPERFPGLRLAWDTLNAAPGTTAILNAANEVAVEAFLVRRIRFDQIHQTNLETLDAVTSSNPDTLAGLLALDDIARQAAGQVIGRLTR; the protein is encoded by the coding sequence ATGCAGCGCCTGGCTGTTCTGGGGTCCACCGGCTCCGTGGGGGCCAACACGCTGGACGTGGTGGCCCGCCACCCCGGACTTTTTGAGGTCTTTGCCTTGAGCGCGGCCACACGGGTGGACCTGATGCTGGCGCAGTGTGCGCAGTTCCGGCCGCAATTTGCCGTGATGGCCAGCGAGCCCCATGGCCGCGAGCTGGCACAGAAGCTGGCGCAGAGCGGGCTTCCCACACGGGTGCTGACCGGGCCCGATGCGCTGGAATCCATTGCAAGCCATGAACAGGTGGACACGGTCATGGCCGCCATTGTGGGCGCGGCGGGTCTGGCCTCGTGCCTGGCCGCAGCGCGTGCGGGCAAGCGGTTGCTGCTGGCCAACAAGGAAGCCCTGGTGGTGGGCGGCGAGGTGTTCCTGCGCGCGGTCCGTGAAGGTGGCGCCCGGTTGCTGCCCATCGACAGCGAGCACTCGGCCATTTTCCAGTCGCTGCCCGAGGATCCGGCAAGCTGGGAGGCACGGGTCGAGAAAATCATCCTCACCGCGTCCGGCGGCCCGTTTCGCACGCGGACGCCGGCCTCGCTGCGCGACGTGACCCCCGAAGAAGCCTGCGCACACCCCAACTGGGTCATGGGCCGCAAGATCTCGGTGGACTCAGCAACCATGATGAACAAGGCACTCGAGGTTATCGAGGCGCGCTACCTTTTTGGGCTGCCGCCGCACCGGCTGGAGGTGGTGATCCACCCGCAGAGCGTGATCCACTCGATGGTGCAGTATCGCGACACCTCGGTCGTGGCCCAGCTGGGCACGCCGGACATGCGGGTGCCGATTGCCTACGGCCTGGGCTGGCCGCAGCGGATCGAGTCCGGCGCCCAGGCACTGGACTTCAGCCGCCTGGCCGACATGAGCTTCGAGGCCATCGACAGTGCCGGCCATCCGGAGCGCTTCCCCGGCTTGCGCCTGGCCTGGGACACCCTGAACGCGGCACCCGGCACCACGGCCATCCTGAACGCGGCCAACGAGGTGGCGGTGGAGGCCTTCCTGGTACGCCGCATCCGCTTCGACCAGATCCACCAGACCAACCTTGAAACTTTGGATGCCGTGACCAGCTCCAATCCGGACACGCTGGCCGGGCTGCTGGCGCTCGACGACATCGCCAGGCAAGCCGCTGGCCAGGTCATCGGGCGCCTGACCCGCTGA
- the pyrH gene encoding UMP kinase, which yields MPEAKPAHKRILLKLSGEALMGDDAFGINRATIIRMVEEVAEIVNMGVEVAVVIGGGNIFRGVAGGSVGMDRATADYMGMLATVMNALALADAMNKQGLTARVMSAIAIEQVVEPYVRPKALQYLEEGKVVIFAAGTGNPFFTTDTAAALRGAEIGAELVLKATKVDGVYTADPKKDPSATRYGKITFDEAMAQNLGIMDATAFALCRDQKLPIKVFSIFKHGALRRVVLGEDEGTLVHA from the coding sequence ATGCCCGAAGCCAAGCCAGCCCACAAGCGCATCCTGCTCAAGCTGTCCGGCGAGGCGCTGATGGGCGATGACGCCTTCGGCATCAACCGCGCCACCATCATCCGGATGGTGGAGGAGGTCGCCGAGATCGTGAACATGGGCGTGGAAGTCGCCGTGGTCATCGGGGGAGGCAACATCTTCCGCGGGGTGGCGGGCGGCTCGGTCGGCATGGACCGGGCCACGGCCGACTACATGGGCATGCTGGCCACCGTGATGAATGCGCTGGCGCTGGCTGACGCCATGAACAAGCAGGGCCTGACGGCCCGGGTCATGTCGGCGATTGCCATCGAGCAGGTGGTCGAGCCCTATGTGCGGCCCAAGGCGCTGCAGTACCTTGAGGAAGGCAAGGTCGTGATCTTCGCGGCCGGCACCGGCAACCCGTTCTTCACCACCGACACGGCGGCCGCGCTGCGCGGGGCCGAGATCGGCGCCGAGCTGGTGCTCAAGGCCACCAAGGTGGACGGTGTGTACACCGCGGACCCCAAGAAGGACCCCAGCGCCACCCGTTACGGCAAAATCACCTTTGACGAAGCCATGGCGCAGAATCTCGGCATCATGGACGCCACGGCCTTCGCGCTGTGCCGCGACCAGAAGTTGCCGATCAAGGTGTTTTCGATCTTCAAGCATGGCGCGCTGCGGCGCGTTGTGCTGGGCGAAGACGAAGGTACCCTGGTCCACGCCTGA
- the bamA gene encoding outer membrane protein assembly factor BamA, translating into MKKQLNGFRLRTVSALVILAFAAHSAWAVDPFTVRDIRVEGLQRVEPGTIFASLPFRVGDQYSDDKGSAAIRALFALGLFKDVRLDVSGDVLVVIVEERPTVADVDFVGSKEFDKDALKKALRDVGLTEGRPYDQALADRAEQELKRQYINRSLYGAEVVTTVTPIERNRVNLTFTVTEGEPARIKDIHVVGNTAFSESTLKGLFDLDTGGWLSWYTKSDRYARAKLNADLETLKSYYLTRGYLEFRIDSTQVAISPNKQDISITINVTEGARYVVSGVKLEGNYLDKDDEFKSLVTIKPGQPYNADQVAETTRAFTDYFGNFGFAFARVEAHPEIDRVNNRVAFVLQAEPSRRAYVRRINISGNNRTRDEVVRREFRQFESSWYDAERIKLSRDRVDRLGYFKDVNVETSDVPGAPDQIDLNINVVEKPTGSLQLGAGFSSAERLALSFSIKQENAFGSGQYLGVEVNTSKYNRAIVFNTVDPYFTPDGISRAIDVYHRSSKPYEDQGGNYELVTTGASLRFGVPFSEVDTIYFGTGLERTTIKPGTNIPAAYLAYANRFGYTSNVIPLTLGWSRDDRDSALVPTNGRYQRLSSEWGVGGDARYLRANYQYQQYIPLNKQFTVAFNGEAGWGKGLGGRAFPVFKNFYSGGLGSVRGFEQGTLGPRDVTGASIGGPKKISLNAEIIAPFPGAGNDRTLRLFGFVDAGNVFGENEKMSFGQFRSSVGMGLSWISPIGPLRLAFARPVKKFAGDRIQKLQFQIGTSF; encoded by the coding sequence ATGAAAAAACAACTCAACGGCTTTCGCCTGCGTACCGTTTCGGCCCTGGTGATCCTGGCGTTCGCGGCCCATTCGGCCTGGGCCGTGGACCCCTTCACGGTACGCGACATCCGCGTCGAAGGCCTGCAGCGCGTGGAGCCGGGCACGATCTTCGCATCGCTGCCGTTCCGCGTGGGCGACCAGTACAGCGACGACAAGGGCTCGGCGGCGATCCGTGCGCTGTTTGCGCTGGGCCTGTTCAAGGACGTGCGGCTGGATGTGAGCGGCGACGTGCTCGTGGTGATCGTCGAGGAGCGGCCCACGGTGGCGGACGTAGACTTCGTGGGCTCCAAGGAGTTTGACAAGGACGCGCTCAAGAAAGCGCTGCGCGACGTGGGCCTGACCGAGGGCCGACCCTATGACCAGGCGCTGGCCGACCGGGCCGAGCAGGAGCTCAAGCGCCAGTACATCAACCGCAGCCTCTATGGCGCCGAAGTGGTGACCACGGTGACTCCGATCGAGCGCAACCGGGTCAACCTGACCTTCACCGTGACCGAGGGCGAGCCCGCGCGCATCAAGGACATCCACGTGGTGGGCAACACGGCGTTCAGCGAGTCCACGCTCAAGGGGCTGTTCGACCTGGACACCGGCGGCTGGCTGAGCTGGTACACCAAGTCGGACCGCTATGCGCGGGCCAAGCTCAATGCCGATCTCGAAACACTGAAGTCCTACTACCTCACGCGCGGCTACCTGGAATTCCGGATCGACTCGACCCAGGTGGCGATCTCGCCCAACAAGCAGGACATCTCGATCACCATCAACGTGACCGAGGGCGCCCGCTATGTGGTGTCGGGGGTCAAGCTTGAAGGCAATTACCTGGACAAGGACGACGAGTTCAAGTCGCTGGTGACCATCAAGCCCGGCCAGCCCTACAACGCTGACCAGGTGGCTGAAACGACCAGGGCGTTCACCGATTACTTTGGCAACTTCGGCTTTGCCTTCGCACGGGTCGAGGCGCACCCTGAAATTGACCGGGTCAACAACCGCGTGGCCTTTGTGCTGCAGGCCGAGCCTTCAAGGCGTGCCTATGTGCGACGCATCAACATCAGCGGCAACAACCGCACCCGCGATGAGGTGGTGCGGCGCGAGTTCCGCCAGTTCGAGTCATCCTGGTACGACGCTGAGCGCATCAAGCTGTCGCGCGACCGCGTGGACCGGCTGGGCTACTTCAAGGACGTCAATGTCGAAACCTCGGACGTGCCGGGTGCACCCGACCAGATCGACCTGAACATCAACGTGGTCGAGAAGCCCACGGGCAGTCTGCAGCTGGGGGCCGGCTTCTCCAGCGCCGAGCGGCTGGCGCTGTCATTCAGCATCAAGCAGGAGAATGCCTTCGGTTCGGGGCAGTACCTGGGCGTTGAAGTCAACACCAGCAAATACAACCGGGCCATCGTCTTCAACACGGTGGACCCGTATTTCACCCCGGACGGCATTTCGCGCGCGATCGATGTGTACCACCGCAGCTCCAAGCCCTACGAGGACCAGGGGGGCAACTATGAACTGGTGACCACCGGTGCCAGCCTGCGGTTTGGCGTGCCGTTCAGCGAGGTGGACACGATCTACTTTGGCACCGGGCTCGAGCGCACCACCATCAAGCCCGGCACCAACATCCCGGCGGCGTACCTGGCGTACGCCAACCGCTTCGGCTACACGAGCAATGTGATCCCGCTGACGCTGGGCTGGTCGCGCGACGACCGTGACAGCGCCCTGGTGCCCACCAACGGGCGTTACCAGCGCCTGTCGTCCGAATGGGGCGTGGGGGGCGATGCGCGTTACCTTCGGGCCAACTACCAGTACCAGCAATACATTCCGCTGAACAAGCAGTTCACCGTGGCGTTCAACGGCGAGGCTGGCTGGGGCAAGGGCCTGGGCGGGCGGGCCTTCCCGGTGTTCAAGAACTTCTATTCGGGGGGGCTCGGCTCGGTCCGCGGCTTTGAGCAGGGGACGCTGGGCCCGCGCGACGTCACGGGCGCCAGCATCGGCGGACCCAAGAAGATTTCGCTCAACGCCGAAATCATTGCGCCGTTCCCGGGGGCCGGCAATGACCGCACGCTGCGGCTGTTCGGTTTTGTGGACGCCGGCAACGTGTTTGGCGAGAACGAAAAAATGAGTTTCGGGCAGTTCCGCTCCTCCGTGGGCATGGGGCTGAGCTGGATTTCGCCGATTGGCCCCCTGCGGCTGGCCTTTGCGCGCCCCGTCAAGAAGTTCGCAGGCGATAGAATCCAGAAATTGCAATTCCAGATCGGAACGTCGTTCTAA
- a CDS encoding OmpH family outer membrane protein → MKYFSRQCWLAVVFGLFAFASQAQAQDFRVGFVNTDRIFREANTAKAAQTKLEQEFSRREKELDSLGNALKDASDKFEREAPTLPESQRLARQKQLVDQDRDFQRKRREFQEDLNARKNEELQQVLERANRVVRQVAEAEKYDLVLQEAVYINPKHDITDKVIKALNAGAK, encoded by the coding sequence ATGAAGTATTTTTCCCGTCAATGCTGGCTGGCCGTGGTCTTCGGTCTGTTCGCCTTCGCCAGCCAGGCCCAGGCTCAGGATTTCCGCGTGGGCTTCGTCAACACGGACCGCATCTTCCGGGAGGCCAACACGGCCAAGGCGGCCCAGACCAAGCTGGAGCAGGAATTCTCGCGGCGCGAAAAGGAGCTGGACAGCCTGGGCAACGCCCTCAAGGACGCTTCTGACAAGTTCGAGCGCGAAGCGCCGACCTTGCCCGAGAGCCAGCGGCTGGCGCGCCAGAAACAGCTGGTCGACCAGGACCGTGACTTCCAGCGCAAGCGCCGCGAATTCCAGGAAGACCTGAACGCCCGCAAGAACGAGGAGCTTCAGCAGGTGCTGGAACGCGCCAATCGCGTGGTGCGCCAGGTGGCCGAGGCTGAAAAGTATGACCTCGTGCTGCAGGAAGCGGTCTACATCAATCCCAAGCACGACATCACCGACAAGGTGATCAAGGCGCTCAACGCCGGCGCCAAGTAG
- a CDS encoding elongation factor Ts, translated as MAAITASMVAELRAKTDAPMMECKKALTEAEGSMDKAEELLRVKLGNKAGKAASRITAEGVVTASINGTTGALLETNCETDFVTKNDSFLALAQAAADLVAKSNPGDVAALGALPYSQDGFGPTLEDVRKGLIGKIGENMSFRRFKRFEGGSKLAAYLHGTRIGVVVEFDGDEVAAKDVAMHVAAMKPVALTSADVPADLIEKERSVAAAKAEEDRKAAEAAGKPAQSAEIVAKRIDGGVQKYLKEVSLFNQSFVKNDKQTVEQMLKAAGTTVKAFTLYVVGEGIEKKVDDFAAEVAAQVAAAKATA; from the coding sequence ATGGCTGCAATCACCGCAAGCATGGTCGCCGAACTGCGCGCCAAGACCGACGCCCCCATGATGGAATGCAAGAAGGCCCTGACCGAAGCTGAAGGCAGCATGGACAAGGCTGAAGAGCTGCTGCGCGTCAAGCTGGGCAACAAGGCCGGCAAGGCTGCCAGCCGCATCACCGCCGAAGGCGTGGTGACGGCCTCGATCAACGGCACCACGGGTGCGCTGCTCGAAACCAACTGCGAAACCGACTTCGTCACCAAGAACGACAGCTTCCTGGCGCTGGCCCAGGCCGCCGCCGACCTGGTGGCCAAGAGCAACCCGGGCGACGTGGCCGCGCTGGGCGCGCTGCCCTACAGCCAGGACGGCTTCGGCCCCACCCTGGAAGACGTGCGCAAGGGCCTGATCGGCAAGATCGGCGAGAACATGTCCTTCCGCCGTTTCAAGCGCTTTGAAGGGGGCAGCAAGCTGGCCGCCTACCTGCACGGCACGCGCATCGGCGTGGTGGTCGAGTTCGACGGCGACGAAGTGGCCGCCAAGGACGTTGCGATGCACGTGGCTGCCATGAAGCCCGTGGCGCTGACCAGCGCCGACGTGCCGGCCGACCTGATCGAAAAAGAGCGCTCCGTCGCCGCGGCCAAGGCCGAGGAAGACCGCAAGGCCGCCGAGGCCGCCGGCAAGCCGGCCCAGTCGGCCGAGATCGTGGCCAAGCGCATCGATGGCGGCGTGCAGAAGTACCTCAAGGAAGTCTCGCTGTTCAACCAGTCCTTCGTGAAGAACGACAAGCAGACCGTGGAGCAGATGCTCAAGGCCGCCGGCACCACCGTGAAGGCTTTCACGCTGTACGTGGTCGGCGAAGGCATCGAGAAGAAGGTGGACGACTTCGCCGCCGAAGTGGCTGCCCAGGTGGCCGCCGCCAAGGCCACGGCCTGA
- the frr gene encoding ribosome recycling factor, protein MTIADIKKSTEGKMDLSITAFKNNLTKIRTGRANPAILDTVQVDYYGSSVPISQVANVALLDARTISVQPWEKGMGAKIEKAIRESDLGLNPASMGDLIRVPMPPMSEERRKEMTKLVRTEGENAKIAVRNLRRDANEAVKKLVKDKLASEDDQKRSEADIQKVTDRHVAEIDSLVAGKEQEIMAV, encoded by the coding sequence TTGACGATTGCTGACATCAAGAAGAGCACCGAAGGCAAGATGGACCTGTCCATCACCGCCTTCAAGAACAACCTCACCAAGATCCGTACCGGGCGCGCCAACCCGGCGATTCTGGACACCGTCCAGGTCGACTACTACGGCTCCAGCGTGCCCATCAGCCAGGTGGCCAATGTGGCCCTGCTGGACGCGCGCACCATCAGCGTCCAACCCTGGGAAAAGGGCATGGGCGCCAAGATTGAAAAGGCCATCCGCGAAAGCGACCTGGGGCTGAACCCCGCGTCCATGGGTGACCTGATCCGCGTGCCGATGCCTCCCATGAGCGAGGAACGCCGCAAGGAAATGACCAAGCTGGTCCGCACCGAGGGCGAGAACGCCAAGATCGCCGTTCGCAACCTGCGGCGCGACGCCAATGAAGCCGTGAAGAAGCTGGTCAAGGACAAGCTGGCGTCCGAGGACGACCAGAAGCGCTCCGAGGCCGACATCCAGAAAGTCACCGACCGGCATGTGGCCGAAATTGACAGCCTGGTGGCCGGCAAGGAGCAGGAGATCATGGCGGTTTGA